The following proteins are encoded in a genomic region of Cygnus olor isolate bCygOlo1 chromosome 11, bCygOlo1.pri.v2, whole genome shotgun sequence:
- the WDR76 gene encoding WD repeat-containing protein 76, with translation MALSERRSAVREGLSPFSQQREQERTPTGGAEPRRGPEQGERRAGPGRQLRVLLTPLSVACRRMPQKRLLGAYGGEAAGKRLRAEPPGTPPGSPPSPAPAASPAGSGSEGGWDAESDGSDGGGAAQDGYPQLSAYERKRLKNITENAKFFAALKLHESAARLHKIATKRQSNVTKRPKPKKAEDETVRRRSMRLQKVEPSGTPVLELPAQPGAEEEYPQVPAGPLPMVPENQVENSKLTEDFLATWMKISETKPNDTEKHTCDMKRYQYSLNSMVLSEDNVKKVVKNRVCSVAIHPSESIIFVAAGDKYGQIGLWNVDCKTEEGAHVFTPHNYSVNCMHFSPSNPAHLLSLSHDVLRCGDVTRAIFDEICRSEENLSSFDFLEDNASTAIVGYWDGSVAVVDRRTPGTSLELSANIGFKITRTVHVHPVNKQYFIAAGSVDVRIFDVRYLKSDGNKPVSSLNGHTKSVASAYFSPVTGNRVVTVCADDKLRVYDTSSLSSTVAVLSTVRHNNNTGRWLTRFRAIWDPKQEDCFVVGSMARPRQIKVYQDTGKLLHSFYNVDYLGSVCSINVVHPSKNILVGGNSSGRLHVFKEQ, from the exons atGGCGCTTTCAGAGCGCAGGTCGGCGGTTCGTGAGGGGCTATCGCCGTTCAGCCAGCAGCGGGAGCAG GAGCGCACCCCGACCGGCGGCGCCGAGCCGCGGCGAGGCCCGGAGCAGGGCGAGcgccgagcggggccggggaggcaGCTGCGGGTGCTGCTCACGCCGCTCTCCGTGGCTTGCCGGCGGATGCCCCAGAAGCGGCTGCTGGGCGCCTacggcggggaggcggcggggaagAGGCTCCGCGCCGAACCCCCCGGGACGCCCCCCGGCAGCccgcccagcccggcccccgccgcaTCCCCCGCCGGCAGCGGCTCGGAGGGCGGCTGGGACGCGGAGAGCGACGGCAGCGACGGCGGAGGAGCGGCGCAG gaTGGATACCCGCAGTTATCAGcttatgaaaggaaaagactAAAGAACATTACAGAAAATGCGAAATTCTTCGCTGCCTTAAAGCTGCACGAG tcagCTGCAAGACTTCACAAAATTGCGACTAAAAGACAATCTAATGTCACTAAAAG ACCTAAGCCTAAGAAGGCAGAAGATGAAACAGTACGTCGAAGATCTATGCGCCTGCAAAAAGTAGAGCCGTCAGGAACcccagtgctggagctgcctgcccagccaggagcagaggaggaataT CCTCAGGTTCCAGCCGGACCTCTGCCAATGGTTCCAGAAAATCAGGTGGAGAACAGCAAATTGACAGAGGATTTTCTGGCTACATGGATGAAAATAAGCGAG ACGAAACCCAATGATACCGAAAAGCATACGTGTGACATGAAGAG ATACCAATACAGCCTGAACAGTATGGTCCTCAGCGAAGATAATGTCAAGAAGGTTGTGAAAAATCGAGTATGTTCTGTGGCCATCCATCCTTCTGAAAGCATCATCTTTGTGGCAGCTGGAGACAAGTACGGGCAGATCGGCCTCTGGAACGTC gactGTAAGACTGAAGAAGGAGCACATGTCTTCACTCCACACAACTACTCGGTCAACTGCATGCACTTCTCTCCATCTAACCCTGCTCATTTGCTGTCCCTAAGCCACGATGTTCTACGATGCGGTGACGTTACTAGGGCGATCTTTGATGAG ATATGCAGAAGTGAAGAAAACTTATCCTCCTTTGATTTTTTGGAAGATAACGCCTCTACTGCAATAGTAGGATACTGGGATGGCAGCGTCGCTGTTGTGGACAGACGGACCCCAGGAACATCTTTAGAGCTTTCTGCTAACATTGGCTTCAAAATAACGAGGACAGTCCATGTTCACCCAGTgaataaacagtatttcattGCTGCTGGCTCCGT GGATGTTCGTATCTTTGATGTTCGATACCTGAAGTCTGATGGGAACAAGCCTGTGAGCTCTCTTAATGGACACACAAAAAGTGTTGCTTCTGCATACTTCTCACCTGTAACTGGCAACAGAGTTGTGACAGTGTGTGCTGATGATAAACTGAG GGTCTACGACACCAGCTCTTTATCGTCTACTGTTGCAGTTCTCAGCACTGTCAG GCATAACAATAACACAGGACGCTGGTTAACTAGGTTCAGAGCGATATGGGACCCTAAACAAGAAGACTGCTTTGTGGTGGGCAGTATGGCACGGCCGAGACAGATAAAAGTCTACCAAGATACTGGAAAATTGTTGCACTCTTTTTATAACGTTGATTACTTGGGCTCGGTGTGCTCCATTAATGTTGTTCATCCCAGTAAGAACATCTTAGTGGGCGGCAACTCCAGTGGTCGCCTTCATGTGTTCAAAGAACAATaa